The genomic stretch TAGTTGGAGTCCTTCCAGAGGCCGGACTCAGGGTGTAGTCCGAGGAAGTCAGGAGTGTGGGTGGTGTGTAGGGGGAGCTGCCTTTGAGGCCTAGCGTGTAAGAAGCCGTCGTATTTTTGGATGATGGCCACTTGGTCAGGGGTTAGCCTCGCCGCGAAGCCTTTGATCACGTGTTTGTACGTGTGCACTATTCTTCTTGTGGAGGGGTTTGAGTCACCAAGAAATGAATGGTACCAGCTCTCTAGTTCTTCCAGACTTGTGTCGGACGGATCTACATGGACGATGTACGTCTCTAAATCGTCAATTGCACGTGTAATTGCTGAATGGAAAATGAGTGAAATCAAGAGAATTTGAGTTATTTTGGAGAATGAGCTCATTTTCAAGTGTTGTTTACAAAATTTATGTTTATGTGCTGGTATATATAAGATTTAGTCACATCCTCGTTATTTAGGGGAAAAGTCTTCTTTGTACCTATCAAGTAGAAACGTGTTATTTTCATCAGCCCACTAACATTACTATAACACTCCTACTAATCATATTGTTTGAAATGGCCAAATTTCGTAAGTGTGGAAGAAGAACAAAGCATATTCAATGGATTAATCAGCATTGTCACATTgggaaattttatttaatttatatagtcTGATGAGTAGTTGTTGACCAGGTCGACGATGTAAGCTTGCTAGCGGCAAATTTTTAAAGGAGAAGAAGTCGGGTTAACTAATTGTATCTTTTAAATCCTAATTTTGAATTAATCAACCCCAATATTCAATTTAATTCTATATTGTCTCTCTAGGTACAGATGCATCGCATCGGTAACTCAATGgtggtttttttatttactactactagttaCGATCTTGCCTCAATAAACCAACAAGcaatgaaaataaatttaaaacaacaataaatatataaaaggtcaaatttttgaaaaactataaaatttaatcaaattctaATATATCCCGCCTTTTATAAAATAGCTAAAAAGTtgtgaaatttgaatttattataGGTTATTCCTTGTAGAAAAAATAAGAACTTTTTAAAAGAtacgaatttcaatgcatgtaattggtaaagtaaaagacagaTAGTAAGAAAATGTGGTtggagtattattagtggagaacaTGTCTCactttattagaaaaaaaatcctaaaataaaaagttcATAATTATGAGAGAGATAAAATAGAAatctcaaataaaataaaaataatttctatttttaaaaaatagaaattatatattattgatattttcaatcaaacaaaatcattttagagtataagagcatctgtaacgcggcgggccgggccgcaagtcgCGAGTCCTGGCCCGTCCCATGCGTTACACAGAGGATAGTtacggcccaggccggtcccggggccacGTTCCCGGCCTGGagagcgtcccgcgtcccggcctgggacggcgttgcacggtgacgggctgCAACTGggcgagtcccggcccagcgttatacgctcctcgggccgggccgcaaccgattttttttttaaattcgaaaatttaaaatttattttcagttttaaaatttatatgttgtaattttgcagtattaggtgaaattaatttttccgtgttataaatttccaacgttttttattttacgtttaaaataggttggagttgtgaatagtgtcatttattagttgcggcccgagttgcggcctgcagggttacagcagttgggacCTGgaccgcaactgtagaggaatgatgatgTGGAAGGGACTTGGGACCgaaaatggggacggggttattgaTGCCCTAAGTTAACAGTTGGGAAGAACACTAGAAATCTAGAATGTTCTAAGCAGAAGCTGCTAGACAATAAAGAATTAGGCAGCATCAGCTGTCATAAAGGGAAAAAATGGCATCTTTGAGTTCAGTAGTCGCCACAACTACAAGAACTGCAATTCCAGCCATTTCTTCAATCGCATCGTCTCCTTTATCTTCCACCTCTTTCACAAGGCTATTCAAAATCCCATCTTTCGGGTTGCTCAGTCTCTCTGCAGCTCGCAAATCGGGTCTTTTCAAAGCTGTAGCGAACCCATCTTCTGTTTCTGTCGAAATGGATTCGGAACAATCGACGCAGGTGATGATTTCGTTTTACTTTTTCTGATTTGAGATTGAATTGTGATTCGgagattttgattttttgttttggATGTTTTCTTGGAGCAGAACGGCGCCGTATTGCCAGAATTGATGGTGAGTTTTTCTTTATCATCTCATTTTCTAAGTGATGATTAATCTGTTGCCATGGTGGCTTGAATGAACCATGTATTTGTATATGGTCAAGTTGTAATTTTTGGCAATTCAGTTTAGAGCCATAAACCGCTTTATTGAGATGTTAacatttttggattttttgaaCAACAATATACAGACTTAAGTAAAAACTGTTCTAATTTGAGGGCTGAAAATGTTATACGAAGAAACTTGTACACATATGATAGTAAATGTTAGTGTAAATGTTTGAACAAACCAGCTCCAATAGAAAAGACAGACTTCTTGATCAATTCCTACCTCTTAGTTGTTTGTAGGTTTAAATAATCTTCCAAGTGACTTTTATAGACTGCAATTCAACTATGGAAACAGTCCATTCCCATGGTTTTCGTGGCTGATAAATTTTAATGAAGAAAACGGAGAAAACGTTCTCACGAAATTAGGAATAACCGAGAACTGGGTAGAAGATACACCAATGAATCTTCACCTTGTGTTAGACTCATCCTCAACTCGTTCAGATTGTGAAAAAGTGGTCATTTTGCATTTACTTATCATTTGTTACTTTCGTACTACTGTTTTCTTCTATTGGGGTTCTGTCCTTTCAGTTTGCctcaattataattttgactGACTAGTTTAAGAATGGAAAGTATGTTTGATCAACCATCTGGCTACTATTGGTATTTTTGACTATGTATTGCAATATCTCATACTGTTAGCATGTTTGGACAGACTGAATTTATGGTGGAAATGACATGTGAGGGCTGTGTAAATTCTGTCAAGAATAAGTTGGAGACTGTTGACGGTGAGGACCTTATAAGTAATGCTGCTGGTATAGCCAGTTACGGTAGTTTCATTCTACAGTTTATCGATGATTTTTTGCTCATTGCTCGACTTGTAGGCGTTAAAAAAGTAGATGTGGACTTAACTGATCAGGTTGTAAGGGTTCTTGGAAATTCACCTGTCAAGATTTTGGCTGAAGCATTGGAGCAGACTGGACGGAAGGCCAGATTAATTGGACAAGGTCTACCTGATGGTAAGCTTTGAAGTTCTGCTTTTTTGTCCTCTATCTCGGTAATATGTTTACATGGCTGTGGAAGTCTGTCTCCAGTAATGTTCATGCTTCAGCTCTCCGGAGTGCTGGTTCATCTGGATGTTCTCTATTTTAGGGGGATAATACTTTTCTGAGTTGGAAGGATCATAGAAATATCAATGAACCTTGTAAACTTGATTGATGGTGCAGATTTTCTAGTATCGGCAGCTGTTGCTGAATTTAAAGGCCCATATATATATGGTGTTGTCCGCATAGCCCAAGTTAATATGGAACTGGCTAGGATAGAAGCTAACTTCAGCGGTTTGCCCCCTGGAAAGCACGGTTGGTCGATCAATCAATTTGGTGATCTCACAAAGGGTGCTGCCAGCACTGGTAAAATCTATAATCCCTCGAAGGATGAAAAAGAGGTTGGTATCGTTTCCCTTGTCAATATTAGGTTAATTAACCATAGCTCTGCTCATTCTGCATATTCTTTGGGTTTCATGGCCTTAATTTAACCTGAAAGTATGCTCTTCCAGCCACTGGGTGACCTGGGAACACTGGAAGTCGATGAAAAAGGCGAGGCATTCTATTCTGGGGCGAAGGAGAAGCTGAGGGTTGCAGACATTATTGGACGAGCCATAGCAGTGTATGGAAGTGAAGATAAATCAGATGAAGGCATTGCAGCTGCAGTGGTTGCTAGAAGTGCAGGAGTTGGTGAGAACTACAAAAAGCTTTGCACTTGTGATGGCACAACCATTTGGGAAGCAACCAATGCAGATTTTGTTAGCAGCAAAGTTTAAGCTTCATATATTGTAGTATGTCTCAAGGCATCAACTTGGTCTTAAATAAATGTTGGTAATACATTACTGAGTACAGCCTCTTAGAACACTAGCAACAGAAACAACCAATTATTCCTAAATATTTTTTCTGGACCACAGTCAACTTCCCTCTTACTTTTGGTACATTTCATCCTGAGCTGAGTACTCACATCTTGTAATCAGCCTATGTTCTTCGAGCCACGATCGTTGAAATTGGTGTGCTTTTTTCGACCTTGGGCATTATAAATCTACAAACCATGTGAAACATCAGCTTGCTCAATCTCTGTGGCGGATCAAACCATCTCTCTTGGCCATTTCGTAAAGGGCAATGGCTGTCAGGACTTTTGCATCAGCAGTTTTACGCCACAGATCTCGATAGGGAACTACATGCACCTGGATCAGCTCACCGTGATCTCGAAGACCTGTTTCTTTCCCCTGTAGTTGTCTTATAATCTCTTTATCCACACTTCCTCTGTACAGAAACAGACCAATGCCTTCATCACATCCGCCCTGGTATTTGAAATATCAGTTTAacaaagaaaagagagagaaatataaaTATCACAATGTAACAAAGGAGTATTCtgaagtaaataaataaaatacactcaCCGGAGATGGGAATACTTGGTTTCCAGTTGAAGTATCTAAAAAGGCAGTAAGATCAACTAGATCATCGATGTTTAAGTGTAACCCTGTCTCCTCCTGGACCTGTCAGAAAAGATATATAAGTGTATGACAGGTATTCCACACCTATTGTTCCtgacaaaaaaataatgaactacTGCAGAATCTGATTCTTGAATACAATTGGATCTAACATCTTGTGACAAGTCTTCAGTTATAGTTGCTAGTGAGTGAAAATCAGTTGCAACAGGAAAAGCTAGGTTATATGAGATAAATAGTAGCATAAAAGATGCAGAGAAAGAGACCTCGCGAACAGCTGTTCCAACTATATCACCCTTGTCATCATCCAACATCCCAGCTGGTAATTCCAACATAAGCTTTCCAACAGGAACCCTAACCGTCCATGGTCGAAGAAGTTGATCAAATAATAGGATATATAAATTCATGGTAACGTATAACTGCCTAGAAGTTAGAACAACAAAAATAATGAACCTACCTGCTCTGTCAGCACTGCATATGTCTCTCCATCTCAATCTAAAAGGATCAGCACTGCAACAGCGGGTCCTCGTGCAAAAACTATTCCTGGAACCTATCCATTTATGTACAATAGATCTTTTATTAGCTTAACAAATAGAGAATCACGCTACACTACACAAAAATGTTTAGTTTTAGAAGAAATTATCTCCAGCTTCACCCGTTCTGCCCAAACTTCCTACTTCCCACCACCCTGGGATTAGATTACTTTAATCATTTTTCTAGGAGTTATGAGTAAGATATCATTCAATAAATTGTTCTCCTGTCACTTAAATAATCCATTTACCAACTTCACTCGACGTATACGGGGAAAAAGTGAAAAGTAAACAAAGAAGTGCAAAGGTAAAGAAAGAAGTGTAAAGTGAAAAGTAAACAATATAGTATTTGAACACTAAGGAGCATTAGTCAAGAAAGACTTGTTACAGGGACATGAGGTACCTTATTCCCTGATTGTTTATGAACTATATCTGCTTTGAACTTCAAAAATCCAACGCGCTTCCCAAACATGTCTATTCCCTATCATCAACAATTAAAAGATCTCAGATAACTTAAGGATGTAAATAAATATCATTCTCATAACAAAGTTTGTGATACCAGCTATGCTTATAATTTAATCATTGCCCTTGTGCGATTAcacataaaatagaaaagaatgTGGTTCTGAACTCTTGTCAGTTGTGCAAACACAAATGCATTAATTATGGTTTCACAATGAGATTATACAATCATAAACAGTGATATGCTTATATAGCCCGGCAAACATCAGCAAATAAGTAActggattttttatttataagtatTTGAGACAGTCTAATATAGCAATATTAATCTAACACTTCAGTTATTACAGTGGAAAACTGTAAACATTGTAGTATAATTGAAACATGCCTCCTCCTCTGCCAGTATAGAAAACTTATTTGTGAACCCTTTCTGATAAATTGCATCAGTAAGATTTGAGTACATGACTTGTAGTCTGAACTTTGGCCTAGCTCTAAATTTGTCATTCTGATGAAAGTTAAGGTTATTCTACAGATAGCACCATCCCTAAATTTGAATAAAGGTTGGGTTGTTCTACTGGAATCTTTTCATATTGCTCCAAAATGAATTAGATATAATTAATTAGGAAATTCTTAATACACCAAGAAAAGTAATAGCCTCAATCTGATGGATTTAGTTCTTTTACAAACCTGAATGATGACTTGTCTTAAATACATGTCTCCATTTGAAAGCAGTCCATTTTCTGTTTGAATGTTTTTCAACCATTGTTTGAATAAGGAACATTCTATGGCATTCCTGCAACAAATATGAACTCACTAAAATCAGACAACCAGGTAAAGCACTGATGCAGCATTTCTAAACACCTCATTCCCATTTGATATAACATGAACAAGATAAAAAATACTAAGATATTAATAAAatgcaatttcaaaatcaagTGGTACTTCAACAATTCTGACAGCAAAGAATGCTGCGGAATGCAAGTGATGCTAGCTTATACTTATAAACCAACAAAAGTTCAGCATCTAAACATAAACCATAAAACACATCATCAGCTATATGAGTTCCTTTAACTTCAAATGACAACTTGATCCTCCAACCTTTccttttaggccatccacaataggaatagcccagcaatagcccagccatagcctagccacaaactactcctgccacatcatcaacactaaaaatcctcctgccacatcatcaaaacaaacaaatagcctagccatagcctagccacatcactcaaaattatataaaataaataattaacaatcacacaaaatacggaattaaatttaccacACACatacggaaaaattcaataataatattaaaattttaaaaagtacattaattaaaaaaacacacttcattaaaattaaaataacattacaacatcctcattaatgagtttgtcccacattgaaagtggaacataaaacattcaaggatgtctctataaaagagaaacaaccaagaatgagtttgtcccacatcgaaagtggaacataaaacatccaaggatgtctctataaaaaagaaacaaccaagaatgagtttgtcccacatcgaaagtggaacataaaacattcaaggatgtctctataaaagagaaacaaccaagaatgagtttgtcccacatcgaaagtggaacataaaacattcacggatgtcgctataaaagagaaacaaccaagaatgagttccacaaaaaaaatattaaataaaaaaaattaaaaaatccgctgggcgatgcgctcggcgatccggagcgctgcaatagcgccgagcggatcgcccagcgcaccgcctagcgccacggaaccgccgagcgctaggcggtttttaaatccggaaaccgctaggcggttgcaatagatcgcctagcgccggcgctcggctaagcggtgcgcgaggcgctattgtggatgctcttacaatcCCTACATAAGGGGGATGTTTTCTTAGAAATCAGAATTGAAATGAGCATGTTATCAATATACTGATTATGGCCTACAAAGAAACTCAAAAAAAGGTGTGTATCTGTTCTCATATTCTTTTTTGCAACTTCATACATTTAGCTAGAAACACTGAAAAAGATAAAGCAAAAATTTCAGACAAATGCTGGTACATTCGCGGCCATATTTCCCCCCTTTGATATATCCTAACCACTAACTAACATACACTGATACACGTTGCTTCTCTGCTGGGAAAAGTAACAACATCATAAAGAGATGGTAGAGTACAAACTTAAACAATGTCAAATTACAAATGCTATTATGAATCTTCACCATATATTAACAAGATTACAATACGAAGTGCAAGTATGCATAGAGATAATCAAGGTTGGAACTTGAAAACTCTCTCCCTATTATTTCAACATAGCCAATAACGAATTAATGATATGGCATAATTCGAATTAGTAACAGCTCAACGCTCAAATGTGAATTACGATCTGCcgatataaatcaaaatcacaGATTCACAACAAATTGAGCTGGTATACTAGAATTAGACTGAAAATATGCCTGAAATCTGACTCGGAGACACCGGGGGAAGCTACGATGGTGACGGTTTGGTCGAGTCGAATGAGTGAGTTCGGAGGCGGTCGACTCGGAGGTCATATTCGAAGCGAGAATTGGAGTAGCTTTATGAAGAGGGCGAATTGGAAAATGAGCTGACTCAGTGCGTAAGGGGGCGGTGGCAGCTGAGTGGAAGCGCCGGGAAACTGCTGCCAAAGAAGCGGTTGGGGAAGAAGAAAAAGTGATCGCATTTTCGTAccaattttgggggaaaaatagTCATCTTTGATTTCTTTACATAAAAATTTATGTACGTACGTCCCTCAAAAATAGTCTCACACGCATATAATAATGTCTTCTATCTTAATATTAATCCAAACTGATAAGCTACTCTAAACATAGATAATGCTAAGGAACAAACTCCTAATTCTCAATTTTTTACATAAAATTACTAAAACATCTCTAGAAAGTAATCTCTAATTAGGAGTACTAGTAACCAAACAGTCTAAATCATTCTCCATCACCTAACAAGTAAAATAACAAAGAATTAACATAAACTGGTAACTTAAATACTCATACTCAATTCTCCATCACATTCTTAAACATTAAAATATAGGAGCATCAACTTATCACgatctacattattaaaatGTCTCAAAAAAAAGAATCTCACGTGACGAACTGTTGATTGAACGTTTCTATGTAGTAGTAAATAAATGTTTCATGATTTCATCTAAATCTTGGTAATATTTTTTCACATtataaaccaataaaaaaatataataaaatcaaggaaaaatctGCCATCAACATCATTGATCTCAGAAAGTCCGATTTTCATGAAATTACAAGGAAATTTCCTACTCGAATAATATAAAGCCACCAATTTTGTCTTGTAACATGATTCATAATAATTTCAATATTAAACACTCTATTTATAGTCGGTATATATGTACAAGCAGACCATGCATTAATTTATAGAGATGGGTTTGGCGGTGGTGGTTCTGCCGCTAACGAAGCTCGGCGGGGCGGCTCCGCTTCTGATGGTGTCTTTGCTTTGGCCATTCGCGGTGAAGTTCGGCTTCAGCTACGGGCCGCTCCGGGAGATCTGCTGGGACATGGCCGACGCACTGCGGGTGTTGATGTTTCGGGTGAGACGGGTAGCGTTGGACGGTTGGCGGAGGGCGATGCGTTTAGGCTACGAGAGGCGGGCAGATGAGGAAAATTTGCTTGCCCTTTCAATGCTTGCACTCTAATTTCTTTGTTTGCTTATATTGCTACAAATTTTTCATCTCTTTTGTTTAATCAATTAGTAATTAGTTTCTAGAATAGCACCTCGTTATCACAAATTAAACCCTCGTTATTTTCCAAGTTTTCATCAGCGTGCTAATCCCTCAAATCACAAGAATTAATTTTAACTTACATAAAAGGGGACAACTGACAAGTGTagatttaaaatgaaaaatggggATCACTAAAGTTctactttaatttatttggatATATGTAAGGGGATTAGAAAAGTCTGGATAGtcctaataaattttatttatattattaaaatacataTGAATTGAGATACAACACTTGCTCCCATCGGATAAAGTTGCATGACacgaaacaaaacaaaacaaaacaaaaagaaaataaataaacaagtaaCAATAAAGTAGGTAGCTAGAATTGAAATTTAGAGATGTCATGAAAATGGATTTAAAAGTGAAATTTGAGCTTCCAGTTGCTCCAAACGCTCATCGGCTTCTTCGCCGGAGCTCCGTACACCGGCGGCGGGGAAGGAGCAGCGTAAATCGGAGGCAAGGAAGGGGCACCGTAAAACGGCCGGGAAGGAGCACCGTACATCGGCGGCAAGGAAGGAGCATTGTAAATCGGCCACGGTTCAACAGCAGGAGCAGGAGCAGGAGTAGGGGCGCCGGAAAAGACGTTAATGACTAGCCTCATCCCGTTTTCACAGTGTGTGCCATTGCCAACACCGCATAGGTACCACTTTCTCCCGGGGGTCGCGAGGGTAATTTTGTCATTACCACTTCTCAGAGACTCCCCCGGCTGCGGCACCGTGCATGATTTGAAGTCGCTTCCGTTCACTTTGTACACATTATGATCTCCCACAGCATACTTAAAagctgaagaagaagaagaagaaaagtgtTAATAAAATATTGCTCCCTCTCCTCTGTCCCATGTTTAGTTGTGTGTAAATGCTATGTGACaatataaatttcaaaataGCTGATGAGTTTGTTGTTAGGAATTACTCTCCATACTCCACATTTATAAAGTAGCtagaataaattaattaacgTACGTACTAATTGTGTCTCCGACGTAGAACACTTTGTCTTGTGCCCACGCACTGTAATTGACGTTTAGTTTCCAACCATTATCGTCTCCAACAACGTAATCGACTGCGAAAGCAGGGGCTGCCATTGCTGCAGCGACCATCACCGCTAGCAAGAAAGCTTTGGAGGCCATGAGCTGATTTTGCAACTCAAAATGCAGcagttttattttctttcagttTGGTTATGGAGGTAGGTAGTGTTACATATTGATTAGCTATGTATTTATAGTAGATTTAAGGGTGAGGGAAAGTAGGCATGCAGCCGGCCAAAACCAACATAGTATAGGCCGCAAGTTTGATACTGTCTTATACtagtaatatataattattgGCCTATATATGCCAAAGCTAgatgatggggtgcgtactaaacaagcccaacagcaatgacggcccatcagcccaaagcccaaggaagagtatgagttcggcattaccaaagagttcggcctcagcctacagctcggtaaaagccaaccaatcaagcattaccctcaggtcggcatcaagctctactctcagatcggcaaccaaagcagttcggtctcagtattcgaccgaacaaggagttagtggacccatacaggatttccacaacttccaacacacccactaccacgtggtgtcaactcaggccacgatcgtaggccatgacctacgctacatccacgatcttaggccatgacctacacgacatccacgacttagggtggtgatgcaagccacgatcttagttcaatatataaatagaacttagatctgatagacagaggttaagctctctagagataaaatatcatatagcaagtctgtgttgtaagctgtaatcccagatcaagcaatacaatcttgccctcccttcttcccgtggacgtagatttacttcagtaaatcgaaccacgtaaattcattgtgtcgtagtctttattctctaccagcatctactaacatcagaaattcgcggactcatcactggcgccgtctgtgggaaacagagaacaaaatttgtgataaagcgaatttttgacccttttccaccccaaaaatgcgtaccagatcacgtaacacccgtAACACCGTTCGCGATAACCaggaggaagctagtccagcccgcagctctgggaaacagcctcgggagactacctcctgttctcacggtgaaggaactagccgctccaaaagccgtcacaccgagtcttcccagcagcccgatttgaacgaggctgtcaagctgtttttggctgaaaagcaggaggaattcttaaccttcctgcaaaaaagccaaaagcagccggagacgaaaacggcggattctccctctccctccatacgagacagtcactaccgcagtagtgtcatgtcttccaggagaaagaatcctcggtaccggaatcacaggagaactccatctcctccataccgaagaaatgtcgggttcgccatgtacggagcattgaggactccgttctcggacgatattacccgaactcccctaccacagaactaccgaactccgtcgataacctatgacggactcgtggatcct from Salvia splendens isolate huo1 chromosome 4, SspV2, whole genome shotgun sequence encodes the following:
- the LOC121798133 gene encoding blue copper protein 1a-like, which produces MASKAFLLAVMVAAAMAAPAFAVDYVVGDDNGWKLNVNYSAWAQDKVFYVGDTITFKYAVGDHNVYKVNGSDFKSCTVPQPGESLRSGNDKITLATPGRKWYLCGVGNGTHCENGMRLVINVFSGAPTPAPAPAVEPWPIYNAPSLPPMYGAPSRPFYGAPSLPPIYAAPSPPPVYGAPAKKPMSVWSNWKLKFHF
- the LOC121800149 gene encoding copper chaperone for superoxide dismutase, chloroplastic/cytosolic-like encodes the protein MASLSSVVATTTRTAIPAISSIASSPLSSTSFTRLFKIPSFGLLSLSAARKSGLFKAVANPSSVSVEMDSEQSTQNGAVLPELMTEFMVEMTCEGCVNSVKNKLETVDGVKKVDVDLTDQVVRVLGNSPVKILAEALEQTGRKARLIGQGLPDDFLVSAAVAEFKGPYIYGVVRIAQVNMELARIEANFSGLPPGKHGWSINQFGDLTKGAASTGKIYNPSKDEKEPLGDLGTLEVDEKGEAFYSGAKEKLRVADIIGRAIAVYGSEDKSDEGIAAAVVARSAGVGENYKKLCTCDGTTIWEATNADFVSSKV